In the Telopea speciosissima isolate NSW1024214 ecotype Mountain lineage chromosome 2, Tspe_v1, whole genome shotgun sequence genome, one interval contains:
- the LOC122651218 gene encoding uncharacterized protein LOC122651218 has translation MEETKATVDHIHLPITGVKLAGISNYTLWVQAVQTYLYAKDKVQHLTEDPPSYDPKDKTSTAAYTTWMRDNSTVKIWLWNSMEPAIVSNVMYHSTAKGVWTDLRGTYSQAKNVSRIYEIYEKLFTHKQGDRSLSEFFGSFKGLIECPHASLR, from the coding sequence ATGGAAGAGACCAAAGCTACTGTGGACCATATTCATCTACCTATTACTGGTGTTAAACTGGCTGGGATTTCTAATTACACTCTATGGGTACAAGCTGTACAAACCTATCTGTATGCCAAGGATAAGGTCCAGCATCTCACTGAAGATCCTCCTTCTTATGACCCTAAAGATAAGACTTCCACTGCTGCCTACACTACTTGGATGCGTGATAACTCCACTGTTAAAATCTGGTTATGGAATAGTATGGAACCAGCCATTGTTTCTAATGTTATGTATCACTCCACAGCCAAAGGAGTATGGACTGATCTTCGTGGGACATATTCCCAAGCCAAGAATGTGTCTCGTATTTATGAAATATATGAGAAACTATTTACACATAAGCAAGGGGATAGGTCTCTCAGTGAATTCTTTGGCAGTTTTAAGGGACTTATTGAGTGTCCTCATGCCTCTCTTAGATAG